A window of Lentibacillus sp. Marseille-P4043 contains these coding sequences:
- a CDS encoding TrkH family potassium uptake protein, giving the protein MFSQHPLIRIINKLSPVQLILIFYFIAVIVSTALLALPVTHRHGVDVPLIDLFFTAVSAMSVTGLSTISIADTFNTTGIIVLALILQLGGVGVMAIGTFIWILLGKKIGLKERRLIMTDQNQTTFEGMVRLIKQILLVILTIEFIGFIILGTYFLQYFPTAGEAYLNGFFGSISATTNGGFDITGDSLITFKDDYFVQFINILLIIFGAIGYPVLVEVKEYLFSKSDHQIQFRFSLFTKVTTLTFFALIIVGTTFIFLLDANHFFSGKSWHEILFYSLFQSVTTRSGGLATMDVSQLTEQNHLFMSLLMFIGASPSSAGGGIRTTTFALVIIFIITFARGGNSIRLFKREIHDEDLLKAVTVMLMAIFFVYSSVVVMSIVEPYSLSQLLFEVTSAFGTVGLSLGITGDLTAFSKVILMILMFIGRVGIITFLLMFKKSKNTGKYHYPKEKIIIG; this is encoded by the coding sequence ATGTTTTCACAGCATCCATTGATCCGCATCATAAATAAATTATCACCAGTTCAACTCATTTTAATATTTTATTTTATTGCAGTAATCGTTTCAACTGCTTTATTAGCGCTACCAGTGACCCATAGGCATGGTGTCGATGTCCCGTTAATAGATTTATTCTTTACAGCAGTTAGTGCAATGAGTGTTACAGGTCTTAGTACGATTAGTATTGCAGATACATTCAATACGACTGGAATTATTGTACTAGCCTTAATTCTGCAATTGGGCGGAGTCGGTGTGATGGCGATTGGTACATTTATCTGGATTTTACTAGGCAAGAAAATTGGCCTAAAAGAACGTCGGCTTATTATGACTGACCAAAATCAAACGACATTTGAAGGAATGGTCCGCCTAATAAAGCAAATTCTTCTTGTTATTCTAACCATCGAATTTATTGGGTTTATCATTTTAGGAACTTATTTTCTACAATACTTCCCAACAGCTGGCGAAGCATATTTAAACGGGTTCTTCGGCTCGATTAGTGCAACGACAAATGGTGGGTTTGATATAACTGGAGATTCGTTAATTACATTTAAAGATGATTATTTTGTTCAATTCATTAATATTCTGCTAATTATTTTTGGAGCAATTGGCTATCCAGTATTAGTAGAAGTGAAAGAATATTTGTTTTCCAAGTCGGATCACCAAATCCAGTTCCGATTTTCATTATTTACGAAAGTTACGACATTGACTTTTTTTGCATTAATTATTGTTGGGACGACTTTCATTTTCCTATTAGATGCTAATCATTTTTTCAGTGGTAAGTCATGGCATGAAATATTGTTTTATTCCTTGTTTCAATCTGTAACAACCAGAAGTGGTGGCTTAGCTACGATGGATGTAAGTCAGTTAACCGAACAAAATCATCTTTTTATGTCGTTGCTAATGTTTATTGGGGCGTCACCTAGTAGTGCTGGTGGAGGAATACGAACAACCACCTTTGCATTAGTAATTATTTTTATTATTACATTTGCTAGGGGTGGAAATAGTATCCGTTTGTTTAAACGCGAGATTCATGATGAAGATTTGTTAAAGGCCGTCACTGTAATGTTAATGGCAATTTTCTTTGTTTATAGCTCGGTTGTCGTTATGTCTATTGTAGAGCCGTATTCTTTATCGCAGCTTTTGTTTGAAGTAACTTCAGCATTTGGAACGGTTGGTCTTTCACTTGGTATAACGGGTGATTTAACCGCATTTAGTAAAGTGATTTTAATGATCCTTATGTTTATCGGAAGGGTCGGGATCATAACGTTTTTATTAATGTTCAAGAAAAGTAAGAACACCGGAAAATACCATTACCCGAAAGAAAAGATTATTATTGGGTAA
- the spoVAC gene encoding stage V sporulation protein AC, translating to MADKKKKNLPPQAQKYQAFQQQREVKRPLLKNCIKAFLVGGFICFIGQLITTFYIYFFDFTEQTAGNPTTATLIFITMLLTGFGIYDRIGQFAGAGSAVPVTGFGNSVISAAIEHRTEGFVLGVGGNMFKLAGSVILFGVFSAFIIALIKTILIQWGGL from the coding sequence ATGGCAGATAAGAAGAAAAAAAATTTACCTCCGCAAGCCCAAAAATACCAGGCATTTCAGCAGCAACGAGAAGTAAAAAGACCCTTACTAAAAAATTGTATCAAAGCCTTCCTGGTAGGTGGATTTATTTGTTTTATCGGCCAACTTATTACAACCTTTTATATTTATTTCTTTGATTTTACCGAACAAACTGCTGGAAATCCTACTACAGCAACACTGATATTTATCACAATGCTATTAACGGGATTTGGTATTTATGATCGGATTGGTCAATTTGCTGGTGCAGGATCTGCCGTCCCAGTTACTGGATTTGGTAATTCCGTTATTTCGGCAGCAATCGAACACCGAACAGAAGGTTTTGTTTTAGGGGTTGGAGGTAATATGTTCAAGCTGGCTGGATCTGTCATCTTATTCGGTGTATTTTCCGCTTTTATTATTGCACTAATAAAAACGATTTTAATTCAATGGGGTGGATTGTAA
- the spoVAE gene encoding stage V sporulation protein AE, which produces MIFFWAFVIGGIICVIGQIMFDVFKLSPGHTLSILVVAGALLDGLGLYEPLIDFAGAGATVPITSFGNSLVHGAMAEAEKHGLIGVVTGMFEVTSSGISAAIIFGMIGALIFKPKG; this is translated from the coding sequence ATGATATTTTTCTGGGCATTTGTCATTGGGGGGATAATTTGCGTTATTGGACAAATAATGTTCGATGTCTTCAAATTATCACCAGGTCACACATTAAGTATTCTTGTAGTAGCCGGGGCTCTTTTAGATGGACTTGGCCTATATGAACCATTAATTGATTTTGCAGGTGCCGGGGCAACAGTACCAATTACAAGTTTCGGTAACTCACTCGTTCATGGAGCAATGGCTGAAGCCGAAAAGCATGGACTTATCGGTGTCGTTACTGGAATGTTTGAAGTAACCAGCTCCGGTATTTCAGCTGCGATTATCTTCGGTATGATCGGTGCACTCATTTTCAAACCAAAAGGATAA
- a CDS encoding DUF1657 domain-containing protein codes for MTVSTQVRQTIAGLKSAQASFEQFALQTENKQAKQLYQDAAQQTQTILQSVEPRVGQIEQEEPQYKQ; via the coding sequence GTGACCGTTTCGACACAGGTAAGACAAACAATAGCCGGATTAAAAAGTGCTCAAGCAAGCTTTGAACAATTTGCGTTGCAAACTGAAAATAAGCAGGCAAAACAACTTTATCAAGATGCAGCTCAACAAACACAGACAATTTTACAAAGTGTTGAGCCACGTGTAGGGCAAATCGAACAAGAAGAACCACAATATAAACAATAA
- the spoVAD gene encoding stage V sporulation protein AD, translating into MLAGHRTWIFENKPVILSTGTVGGPFEANGKIPNDFDLLHDDMWLKQASFEKAQQMMLEEACQFAVKNSPIEKEQVEFFLSGDLINQITPTSFAAKTMGIPYFGLFNACATSMESLALASFLINGNGANYILSGSASHNAATEKQFRYPTEYGGQKPPTAQWTVTGAGVALLAKNGNGPQITSATIGKVVDMGMTDPFNMGGAMAPAAADTIAAHFKERNVDPSYYDLIITGDLGHVGREVSFDLITKEGLPIEEDKYVDCGLTIYREDQPVLSGASGAACSSVVTYGHFLNRMKKGELNRILVVATGALHSPLSVQQKDPIPCIAHAVSIESRSDRS; encoded by the coding sequence ATGTTAGCTGGTCATCGAACATGGATATTTGAAAATAAACCTGTCATTTTGTCGACCGGTACTGTTGGTGGTCCATTTGAAGCAAATGGAAAAATTCCAAATGATTTCGACTTACTTCATGATGATATGTGGCTAAAACAGGCATCATTTGAAAAAGCACAACAAATGATGTTGGAAGAAGCATGTCAATTTGCGGTTAAGAATAGTCCGATTGAAAAAGAACAAGTCGAGTTTTTTTTAAGTGGGGATTTAATTAACCAAATCACCCCAACAAGTTTTGCAGCCAAGACGATGGGGATCCCCTATTTTGGCTTATTTAATGCTTGTGCTACGTCCATGGAAAGTTTGGCTTTGGCCTCATTTCTTATCAATGGTAATGGTGCAAATTATATTTTAAGTGGCAGTGCCAGTCATAATGCTGCAACTGAAAAGCAATTCCGTTATCCGACAGAATATGGAGGACAAAAACCTCCAACCGCACAATGGACAGTAACAGGAGCAGGAGTCGCGCTGCTTGCTAAAAATGGAAACGGACCCCAAATCACAAGTGCAACCATTGGGAAAGTGGTTGATATGGGAATGACTGATCCATTCAACATGGGTGGAGCAATGGCCCCAGCAGCAGCCGATACAATTGCTGCACATTTTAAAGAACGTAATGTAGATCCTTCCTATTACGACTTAATCATAACTGGTGATTTAGGACATGTTGGTCGGGAGGTATCATTTGATCTGATAACAAAAGAAGGTCTGCCAATTGAAGAAGACAAATATGTGGATTGCGGACTGACGATATATCGCGAAGACCAACCAGTTCTTTCTGGAGCTAGTGGTGCAGCCTGTTCATCCGTTGTTACGTATGGACATTTTCTAAACCGAATGAAAAAAGGAGAATTAAATCGTATACTTGTTGTCGCAACTGGTGCCTTGCATTCTCCATTAAGTGTACAGCAAAAAGATCCAATCCCATGTATAGCCCACGCAGTTTCAATTGAATCAAGGAGTGATAGATCATGA
- a CDS encoding molybdopterin molybdotransferase MoeA, which yields MVEMRKPIPVIDAVANVMKYSQRGEVESVSIKDCDNRRLAESVIAKHPVPPFDKSPYDGFALRSVDTEKGSLDNPVEFEVIEHIGAGQVPTKTLHQGQATRIMTGAKIPDGADCVAMFEVCKTFEKDGKNRMSIKRKMKQGQNIIEEGSEVADNDILIEKGTVINPGVKAILATFGYNQVQVAKKPTVGVIATGTELLDVDEELRPGKIRNSNAHMITSQIKRAGGEVVYFGKLADEFDESYNTISHALEKVDMLITTGGVSVGDFDLMPAIYEKLGAQVLFNKVAMRPGSVTTVAVRGNQLLFGLSGNPSACYVGFELFTRPIIQRYLFSEQPFLKRIQATLCEDFPKPNPFTRFVRSYITFENGQVGVRLAGMDKSNVVTSLANTNALMVLPGGTRGYKAGTNVEVLLLNDTDGQSEF from the coding sequence ATGGTCGAAATGCGAAAGCCAATTCCAGTTATCGATGCAGTTGCGAACGTGATGAAATATAGTCAACGCGGAGAAGTGGAAAGCGTTTCAATAAAGGATTGTGATAATAGAAGATTGGCGGAGTCAGTTATTGCGAAACACCCGGTACCTCCATTTGATAAATCGCCATATGATGGGTTTGCACTTCGCTCCGTTGATACGGAAAAAGGTTCATTAGATAACCCAGTAGAATTTGAAGTAATTGAACATATTGGAGCTGGACAAGTACCAACGAAGACATTACATCAAGGACAAGCAACTAGAATTATGACAGGAGCAAAAATACCTGATGGTGCTGATTGTGTTGCCATGTTTGAAGTTTGTAAAACATTTGAAAAAGATGGAAAGAACCGCATGTCCATAAAACGTAAGATGAAGCAGGGACAAAACATCATTGAGGAAGGTTCAGAAGTTGCGGATAATGACATATTGATTGAAAAGGGAACTGTTATTAATCCTGGTGTTAAAGCGATACTTGCAACATTTGGATATAATCAGGTACAGGTTGCAAAAAAACCCACTGTAGGAGTGATTGCAACGGGCACGGAATTATTAGACGTTGATGAGGAATTGCGTCCGGGAAAAATACGTAATTCCAATGCGCATATGATAACATCGCAAATAAAGCGAGCAGGTGGTGAAGTGGTTTACTTTGGAAAACTTGCCGATGAATTTGACGAAAGCTACAATACCATCTCACATGCATTAGAGAAAGTAGATATGCTGATTACGACTGGTGGCGTTTCGGTTGGTGATTTTGATTTAATGCCAGCAATTTATGAGAAATTAGGTGCTCAGGTACTGTTTAATAAAGTAGCAATGCGCCCCGGAAGCGTAACGACGGTTGCGGTAAGGGGGAACCAGTTGTTGTTTGGTTTATCCGGGAATCCATCAGCATGTTATGTTGGATTTGAACTATTTACACGCCCGATTATCCAACGTTATTTGTTTAGCGAACAGCCATTTTTAAAACGAATCCAGGCAACATTGTGCGAAGATTTTCCGAAACCAAATCCATTTACTAGGTTTGTTCGGAGTTATATAACCTTTGAAAATGGCCAGGTTGGAGTTCGGCTGGCGGGTATGGATAAATCAAATGTTGTTACCTCACTAGCAAATACGAATGCATTAATGGTTTTACCAGGTGGAACAAGGGGATATAAAGCAGGAACAAATGTTGAAGTTTTATTATTGAATGACACAGATGGTCAATCCGAATTTTAA
- a CDS encoding M24 family metallopeptidase encodes MNIDFKSRLKTLQNNLIKSNIDVAMITSPANVFYYTGFNSDPHERFMALILDCRNQEFTLFVPALDKEIADSESIVKNIIPISDEENPYDKLKDELGDKINHFGLEMKFVSMIQHQHLITAFPEATYKDIQPFINAQRLKKSKDELVYVQKAVDIIENVLAEGIKKVKIGMTELDLTAELEYLMKKFGAEGPSFSTIVLSGEKAALPHGTPGNRSFQKGDFLLIDMGVQISDGYCSDITRTFIIGEATDKQKEIYEIVLKSNQAGINAVKEGVPLKTFDIEARNVIKESGYGDYFNNRVGHGLGIEVHEEPSVHENNNQTAEKGLLFTIEPGIYIPDFGGVRIEDEIYINENGEREVLTSFPKDLQILK; translated from the coding sequence ATGAATATTGACTTTAAAAGTAGGCTAAAAACATTGCAAAATAATTTAATTAAGAGCAACATTGATGTAGCAATGATTACATCACCAGCAAATGTATTCTATTATACTGGGTTCAATTCCGACCCACATGAAAGATTCATGGCTCTAATTTTGGATTGTCGTAATCAAGAATTCACCTTGTTTGTTCCTGCATTAGATAAGGAAATTGCCGATAGTGAATCTATTGTTAAGAACATCATTCCAATTTCTGACGAAGAAAATCCTTACGATAAACTTAAGGATGAACTTGGAGATAAAATAAACCATTTCGGGCTGGAAATGAAATTTGTAAGCATGATTCAGCATCAACATTTGATAACTGCCTTTCCCGAAGCTACTTATAAAGACATCCAACCATTTATCAATGCACAACGTCTAAAAAAATCCAAAGACGAGCTGGTATATGTACAAAAAGCAGTTGATATCATTGAAAATGTTCTGGCTGAAGGGATTAAAAAAGTAAAAATAGGTATGACCGAATTGGATTTAACAGCTGAATTGGAATATCTAATGAAAAAATTTGGTGCAGAAGGTCCATCATTTTCAACCATCGTATTATCTGGAGAAAAGGCCGCCTTGCCACATGGAACTCCTGGAAACCGCTCTTTCCAAAAAGGTGATTTTTTACTAATTGATATGGGTGTACAAATAAGTGATGGTTACTGTTCAGATATAACAAGGACCTTTATTATCGGTGAAGCAACGGATAAGCAAAAAGAAATATATGAAATAGTACTTAAGTCCAACCAAGCAGGCATCAATGCTGTCAAGGAAGGAGTACCACTTAAAACGTTTGACATTGAAGCAAGAAATGTCATCAAGGAAAGCGGTTATGGTGATTATTTTAATAACCGTGTAGGACATGGTCTCGGTATCGAAGTACACGAGGAGCCATCTGTTCACGAAAACAACAATCAAACTGCTGAAAAAGGATTACTGTTTACAATTGAACCCGGGATTTACATACCCGACTTTGGCGGAGTTCGAATAGAGGATGAAATTTATATAAATGAAAATGGAGAAAGAGAAGTGCTGACTTCCTTTCCAAAAGACTTGCAAATATTAAAATAA
- a CDS encoding DUF1657 domain-containing protein: protein MTVGSQVKSCFSSIKSAEATLGLLANKAQDQQAKQTYEEVQTIISEVKDDLQKQVIRLGQEEPQYKS from the coding sequence ATGACGGTAGGATCTCAAGTTAAAAGTTGCTTTTCATCCATAAAAAGTGCAGAAGCTACACTCGGTTTGTTAGCAAACAAAGCACAGGATCAACAAGCAAAGCAAACATATGAAGAAGTACAAACCATTATTTCAGAAGTAAAAGACGATTTACAAAAACAGGTGATCCGTTTAGGGCAGGAAGAGCCCCAATATAAATCTTAA
- a CDS encoding diguanylate cyclase domain-containing protein has protein sequence MAKFAKPIHHQVLSHLKEAILLVHENGEILDGNEAANSLLNIEKRPHPHILEYLDFALLEGKDESHLLMEQKNNSGKLIEVKSIRVEKTIYCLILSHLSLQDKTEEVKKYINNLIYASAEGMLMYDDEKIIDCDETFANMFGYTPEEIKKLHISQLLDSKSTYKLTQIIHHNPEKPYELTATRKDGSPFYIEMMGHPYNNQGNIIRVAIVKDISDRIENEKRIEYMAYYDELTDLPNRNFFNKVLNEAIEQAKRENELIAVYFIDLNYFKEINDTLGYAFGDKLLKACGERFKAFLQTDTFIARMSGDEFLILQRHVKDKHAATKLAESLIMEFENPVKIDDYEIFASISIGISIFPENGTTPNDLIKHADSAMYVIKERHRNNYKLFDASISEDFKTMLTMENELRKALKEEQFELHYQPQKNLSNDKIVGFEALLRWKHPERGYIPPDEFITLAESTGLIIEIGDWVLEEACRQNRAWQDEGYEPVIVSVNLSAKQFNQKMLFDKIEETLERTGLNPNYLELEITESMAMSYNVSVGLDTKNEKIR, from the coding sequence ATGGCTAAATTTGCAAAACCTATACATCACCAAGTGTTATCACATTTGAAAGAGGCAATTTTACTGGTACACGAGAATGGTGAAATTTTGGATGGAAATGAGGCTGCCAATTCATTATTAAACATTGAAAAACGTCCTCACCCACATATTCTGGAATACTTAGATTTTGCACTGTTAGAGGGAAAAGATGAATCGCATTTATTAATGGAGCAGAAAAACAACAGCGGCAAGTTAATAGAAGTTAAATCGATCCGGGTCGAAAAGACGATATATTGCCTAATACTAAGTCATCTCTCCTTACAAGACAAAACGGAAGAAGTAAAAAAATATATTAATAACCTCATTTATGCGAGTGCAGAAGGAATGTTAATGTATGATGATGAAAAAATTATCGACTGTGACGAAACATTCGCCAACATGTTTGGCTATACGCCAGAAGAAATAAAGAAATTACATATTTCACAGTTGCTTGACAGCAAGAGTACATATAAATTAACCCAAATAATTCATCATAATCCTGAAAAGCCATATGAATTAACAGCTACTAGGAAAGATGGGTCTCCCTTTTATATTGAAATGATGGGACATCCATACAATAATCAGGGAAATATTATTCGTGTCGCAATTGTAAAGGATATTTCAGATCGAATTGAAAATGAAAAACGGATCGAATATATGGCTTATTACGATGAATTGACTGATTTACCAAATCGTAATTTTTTTAACAAGGTGTTAAACGAAGCAATTGAGCAAGCAAAACGAGAAAACGAATTGATTGCTGTTTATTTTATTGATTTAAATTATTTTAAGGAAATCAATGATACACTAGGATATGCCTTTGGAGATAAGCTATTAAAGGCATGTGGTGAACGCTTTAAAGCCTTTTTACAAACAGATACATTTATTGCAAGAATGAGTGGGGATGAATTTTTAATCTTACAGCGACATGTGAAGGATAAACATGCTGCTACCAAACTTGCCGAAAGTTTAATTATGGAATTTGAAAACCCTGTAAAAATAGATGATTATGAAATATTTGCCTCGATAAGTATCGGTATTAGTATTTTTCCTGAAAACGGTACAACACCGAATGACTTAATTAAACACGCAGACTCAGCTATGTATGTCATCAAAGAGAGACATCGAAACAATTATAAGTTATTCGATGCATCTATTTCAGAAGATTTTAAAACAATGCTTACAATGGAAAATGAATTACGGAAAGCATTAAAAGAGGAACAATTTGAATTGCATTATCAGCCGCAGAAAAACCTTTCCAATGACAAGATAGTTGGTTTCGAGGCGTTATTACGCTGGAAACACCCGGAGAGAGGGTATATTCCACCAGATGAATTTATTACGCTTGCAGAAAGTACGGGTTTAATTATCGAAATTGGTGATTGGGTATTAGAAGAGGCATGCAGGCAGAATAGGGCATGGCAAGATGAGGGGTATGAACCTGTAATCGTCAGTGTGAATTTATCTGCCAAACAATTTAATCAAAAAATGCTTTTCGATAAAATAGAAGAAACGCTAGAAAGAACAGGGTTAAATCCGAATTATTTAGAACTAGAGATAACCGAGAGCATGGCAATGTCATATAATGTATCCGTGGGTTTAGACACTAAAAATGAAAAAATAAGATAA
- a CDS encoding YwpF family protein, with protein sequence MKTFKLKKLEILESVDDDIIQHDIPLRDGLIINREDDENQWVLEAYLNHDYLSFFKELKDKKDQIMVQVKITKESNSPATFITSIFSINEIGTHANVLFKGIIVDRQKGIIKDMLQKLVEEGYQGESLIKKFKELI encoded by the coding sequence ATGAAAACCTTCAAATTAAAAAAGTTGGAAATTCTTGAATCTGTTGATGACGATATTATCCAGCATGATATTCCTTTAAGAGATGGATTAATTATTAATCGGGAAGATGATGAGAATCAATGGGTGTTAGAAGCATATTTAAATCATGATTACCTATCATTTTTCAAAGAATTAAAGGATAAGAAAGACCAGATAATGGTACAGGTTAAAATAACAAAAGAGAGCAATAGCCCGGCAACATTTATTACATCGATCTTTAGTATTAATGAGATTGGTACCCACGCAAATGTACTATTTAAAGGGATTATTGTTGATCGACAAAAAGGAATTATCAAAGATATGCTACAAAAATTGGTCGAAGAAGGTTATCAAGGAGAGTCATTAATTAAAAAGTTTAAAGAATTAATTTGA
- the moaA gene encoding GTP 3',8-cyclase MoaA, producing the protein MTENSAPITDHFGRLLKDLRISVIDKCNFRCTYCMPKEIFGDDYAFLPESELLSFDEIIRLAEAFAKLGVEKIRITGGEPLLRKNLDQLIARLATIPGIKDIALTTNGILLPKRAVKLKEAGLKRVNISLDAIDDDVFTKINGKGVKTLPVIRGIEAAQKAGLQVKINMVVKKGMNDNQILPMARYFKGKDIILRYIEFMDVGNHNGWDLNNVISKKQIIEQINEEMPIEPAEENYYGEVASRFRYKDGGGEIGVIASVTDSFCSSCTRIRLSADGKLYTCLFASGGYDIRGKLREGLTEEQLEQNLTSLWQRRKDRYSDERAENKHANRKKIEMSYIGG; encoded by the coding sequence ATGACGGAAAATAGTGCTCCAATTACAGACCACTTTGGCAGATTACTTAAAGATTTGCGAATTTCTGTTATAGATAAATGTAATTTCCGGTGTACGTATTGTATGCCTAAAGAGATTTTTGGCGATGATTACGCTTTTTTGCCTGAAAGTGAATTATTAAGTTTTGATGAAATCATTCGTTTGGCAGAAGCTTTTGCTAAACTAGGAGTGGAAAAAATCCGGATTACCGGGGGAGAACCTTTACTCCGTAAAAATCTTGATCAATTAATTGCGAGATTGGCAACGATACCAGGTATTAAGGATATTGCGCTAACAACAAATGGGATTCTTTTGCCGAAACGAGCGGTTAAATTAAAAGAAGCCGGATTAAAACGAGTAAATATCAGCTTGGATGCAATTGATGATGATGTATTTACGAAAATTAATGGGAAGGGTGTAAAGACGCTTCCTGTTATAAGAGGTATTGAAGCGGCTCAAAAAGCTGGATTACAAGTTAAAATTAATATGGTCGTAAAAAAAGGTATGAATGATAATCAAATTTTACCGATGGCCCGTTATTTTAAAGGAAAGGATATTATACTGCGCTATATTGAATTTATGGATGTCGGAAATCATAATGGCTGGGATTTAAATAATGTGATCTCAAAGAAGCAGATCATTGAACAAATTAATGAGGAAATGCCAATTGAACCTGCAGAAGAAAATTACTATGGTGAAGTTGCCTCTAGATTTCGTTATAAAGATGGCGGTGGAGAAATAGGTGTAATTGCATCTGTAACCGATTCATTCTGCAGTAGCTGTACAAGAATTCGCCTTTCCGCTGATGGTAAACTATATACATGCCTATTTGCATCGGGTGGTTATGATATCCGTGGAAAGCTGCGGGAAGGGCTAACAGAAGAACAACTCGAACAAAATTTAACCTCATTATGGCAGCGGAGAAAAGATCGTTATTCAGATGAACGCGCCGAAAATAAGCATGCAAACCGGAAAAAAATTGAAATGTCATATATTGGTGGTTAA
- a CDS encoding DMT family transporter — MGDLYIFLAVLSQALSFIYIKRASATMKSSLITGSMLLIGSFLLFVVSIVMEPAGLSSLKNGTIVGWTVFLASGILATGIGHFLYNGAIQHIGAGRTSIFLNMSPFFALLGSVLFLGEVISIVQILAFVLIVVSVILGSGLGDRYVYRRRRDLKENA, encoded by the coding sequence ATTGGCGATCTATACATCTTCCTTGCCGTTCTATCACAAGCCCTAAGCTTTATTTATATCAAAAGGGCATCAGCTACAATGAAATCAAGTCTCATAACAGGTTCGATGTTGTTAATTGGCTCCTTTTTACTTTTTGTCGTCAGTATCGTTATGGAGCCAGCCGGTCTATCCAGCCTAAAAAACGGCACCATTGTCGGTTGGACTGTCTTTCTTGCCTCGGGAATTTTAGCAACAGGGATAGGACATTTCTTATATAATGGTGCGATTCAGCATATAGGAGCTGGAAGAACTTCTATTTTCCTAAACATGTCACCATTTTTTGCTTTGTTGGGGTCCGTTTTATTTTTGGGAGAGGTAATCTCTATCGTACAAATTCTTGCTTTTGTGCTTATTGTAGTTAGTGTGATCCTAGGTTCTGGTTTGGGTGATAGGTATGTTTATAGGAGGAGACGTGATTTAAAAGAGAATGCGTAA
- a CDS encoding EAL domain-containing protein produces the protein MTSGHITSNEEYILEMMSRLRKLGVLVSIDDFGTGYSSLKYLSIFPITKLKIDKMFMDEDQKQNQAIVKSIIRMSHSLNMKVIAEGVETVDQLTFLENEKCDEMQGFYFSKPLPPGELTGLLEMV, from the coding sequence TTGACAAGTGGGCACATTACATCAAACGAAGAATATATTTTAGAGATGATGAGCCGATTACGAAAATTAGGAGTCCTGGTTTCGATTGATGATTTTGGAACAGGGTATTCATCACTTAAGTATTTAAGTATTTTCCCGATTACAAAGCTGAAAATTGATAAAATGTTTATGGATGAAGACCAGAAGCAAAATCAAGCTATTGTCAAATCGATTATCCGCATGTCCCACTCTTTAAATATGAAAGTAATAGCTGAAGGGGTCGAAACTGTTGATCAGCTTACATTTTTAGAGAATGAAAAATGTGATGAAATGCAAGGATTTTATTTTAGTAAGCCATTACCACCGGGAGAGTTGACGGGATTGTTGGAGATGGTTTAG